A part of Thermocrinis albus DSM 14484 genomic DNA contains:
- a CDS encoding sigma-70 family RNA polymerase sigma factor, translating into MDNPYVQPVKDEDVLKYLPLVKSVAKKIHRHLPPSVDINDLIGYGILAVMESLSRIDPTKNPSTYLYMRVKGAMYDYLRSLHLCSRRVREREKLIRRKMEELRQQLGRDPTDEEIGEALGETPDKIYEDVQRAAFAQILSLDALFREGRSYEELLAAAEDGPEEKVLREERRRRLLEAIEKLSYREKLVLQLLFYEELPAKTVAKLLGVSSARISQIKEQAIEKLKEELMDTL; encoded by the coding sequence ATGGACAACCCCTATGTCCAGCCTGTGAAGGATGAAGATGTTCTCAAGTACTTGCCGTTGGTCAAAAGTGTCGCTAAGAAGATCCACAGGCACCTACCCCCCTCTGTAGATATAAACGATCTCATAGGATACGGTATACTGGCCGTCATGGAATCATTATCACGCATTGATCCCACCAAGAATCCATCAACGTATCTCTACATGAGGGTCAAGGGGGCGATGTACGATTACCTGCGTAGTCTCCATCTGTGTAGCAGACGTGTGAGAGAGAGGGAGAAGCTCATAAGAAGAAAGATGGAGGAGCTGAGACAACAACTGGGAAGGGATCCTACCGATGAGGAAATAGGAGAGGCCTTGGGGGAAACTCCTGACAAAATCTACGAGGATGTTCAGAGGGCGGCCTTCGCTCAGATTCTCAGTTTGGACGCGTTGTTTAGGGAGGGGAGGAGCTATGAGGAATTACTAGCAGCTGCCGAAGATGGTCCTGAAGAAAAAGTACTGAGAGAGGAACGAAGGAGACGTTTGTTGGAGGCTATAGAGAAGCTCAGCTACAGAGAGAAGCTGGTGCTACAGCTCCTCTTTTACGAAGAACTTCCAGCAAAGACGGTGGCAAAGCTTCTGGGTGTGTCCAGTGCACGGATATCCCAGATAAAAGAACAGGCCATAGAAAAGTTGAAGGAGGAGTTAATGGATACACTCTAA
- a CDS encoding surface-adhesin E family protein, producing MVLRRTSLLKERIRTTLKDFGIALFLYKINCRTHQFALLEISFYSFEKTVLFSNSSQYEEWSKISPGSIIEDIEKYVCKERGSY from the coding sequence ATAGTCTTAAGAAGGACCTCACTTCTGAAGGAAAGGATCCGAACAACGCTGAAAGACTTTGGTATAGCACTTTTTTTATACAAAATTAATTGTAGAACTCATCAATTTGCTTTACTGGAAATATCTTTTTATTCTTTTGAAAAAACAGTTTTATTTTCTAATTCTTCTCAATACGAAGAGTGGAGTAAGATTTCTCCTGGAAGCATAATAGAGGACATAGAAAAGTATGTATGCAAAGAGCGAGGGTCATACTAA
- a CDS encoding ATP-binding protein: MEGKSCPLCGGTGFVSKGKVVELCSCRFQNLDWFRLMGIPKRFFDAELDNYVPTTEKQKTALSICKLYAVNFDASKGEGLVLVGASQMGKTHLAVGILKTVYRLKQIKGLFFDTKDLFFRLGLLRDSEQRYQRLLLALLERPLLVLDDLGSEMLSDWRAEVLSHIITYRYNHLKSTIITTSYPLRRIGAEGLSLEERLSEGVVAKILQSSVEVRLS; this comes from the coding sequence ATGGAAGGGAAGAGCTGTCCTCTGTGTGGTGGGACCGGTTTTGTGAGCAAAGGCAAGGTGGTGGAGTTATGTTCCTGCCGCTTTCAGAACCTGGATTGGTTTAGACTGATGGGTATTCCCAAGAGATTCTTTGATGCGGAACTGGACAACTATGTACCTACTACCGAAAAACAAAAGACAGCCCTCTCCATTTGTAAACTTTATGCTGTAAACTTTGATGCTTCCAAAGGTGAGGGACTTGTACTGGTAGGAGCTTCTCAGATGGGAAAAACTCACCTGGCGGTGGGTATTTTGAAAACCGTTTACAGGCTTAAGCAGATAAAAGGCCTTTTCTTTGATACTAAGGACCTCTTCTTCCGTCTGGGACTCCTACGGGATAGTGAGCAAAGATACCAGAGATTACTTTTGGCTCTTCTGGAGCGCCCGCTCCTCGTATTGGATGATCTGGGAAGCGAAATGCTTTCCGACTGGCGTGCAGAAGTTCTTTCCCACATTATCACGTACAGATACAACCACCTTAAGAGTACCATCATCACCACATCGTATCCCCTCAGGAGAATAGGAGCAGAGGGTCTGAGCCTGGAGGAACGTCTTTCTGAGGGTGTTGTAGCCAAAATATTACAGTCCAGTGTAGAGGTGAGGCTTTCGTGA
- a CDS encoding bZIP transcription factor has translation MRRALLLTALMTGLAFAQSTEDRIRELEERIRELQREIQKLKEEQRETEVLKDEIRKLRLEIAMPTLEMRSYYGLGPAASKALFNPKGVSIGGYGEIHFVHDPDRRPRNEVDAKRLILYFGYAFNEKLKLNSEIEWEHAFVEGGEKSGEVNVEFAFLDYNVNEKLGLRGGLLLVPVGIINEYHEPPTFPTVDRPFLERNIIPTTWRELGFGMYGKWGALEYRAYLLNGMRANEEAGEKVKKGELLKGFRQKGFKAASDQIAFVGRLDYLLPYNLKVGASVYTGGVQDEKGHKLGTLSLLSPHLWWQYAGFDVRFVGVYGTVSGAKKISEVITDNPLCNLDPSQCVSFPKKFYGFYTQVAYDIFRLLKIDGQELYLFGMYENYNTHANVPQGFTKPDGHKVQVLNFGLSYKPHPLIALKADYAKVLYSPNKEDKDLYRAALTWMF, from the coding sequence ATGAGAAGAGCTCTGCTGCTGACAGCCCTTATGACAGGCCTTGCCTTTGCTCAGTCCACCGAAGACAGGATAAGGGAGTTGGAAGAGCGTATCAGGGAGCTACAGAGAGAGATTCAGAAACTCAAAGAGGAACAAAGGGAGACAGAAGTTCTTAAGGACGAAATAAGAAAGCTTAGGCTCGAAATAGCTATGCCTACTCTTGAGATGAGATCTTACTATGGCCTCGGGCCTGCAGCTTCAAAAGCTCTCTTCAACCCTAAGGGAGTGTCTATAGGTGGGTACGGAGAGATCCACTTCGTTCACGACCCAGACAGGAGACCAAGAAACGAAGTGGATGCCAAGAGACTGATCCTTTACTTTGGATACGCCTTCAACGAGAAACTGAAACTGAACTCTGAGATAGAGTGGGAGCATGCTTTTGTGGAAGGTGGTGAGAAGAGTGGTGAGGTCAACGTAGAGTTTGCCTTTTTGGATTACAACGTTAACGAAAAATTGGGGTTGAGGGGAGGACTCCTGTTGGTACCTGTAGGTATCATAAACGAGTATCACGAACCACCTACCTTTCCTACCGTGGACAGACCTTTCCTGGAGAGGAACATCATACCTACCACATGGAGGGAGTTGGGTTTCGGAATGTACGGTAAGTGGGGGGCTTTAGAGTACAGAGCTTACCTTCTTAACGGAATGAGGGCAAACGAAGAGGCAGGAGAGAAGGTGAAGAAGGGAGAACTGTTAAAAGGCTTCAGACAAAAAGGATTTAAAGCAGCTTCTGACCAGATAGCCTTTGTGGGAAGATTGGACTACCTTCTTCCTTACAACCTTAAGGTGGGTGCCAGTGTCTATACAGGTGGTGTTCAGGATGAAAAGGGTCACAAACTGGGAACGCTGAGCCTACTTTCTCCTCATCTTTGGTGGCAGTATGCGGGCTTTGACGTGCGTTTTGTGGGGGTTTATGGTACAGTTAGCGGTGCAAAAAAGATATCAGAGGTCATCACCGACAATCCTCTCTGTAACTTAGATCCCTCCCAATGTGTCAGTTTCCCCAAAAAGTTTTATGGCTTTTACACACAAGTGGCCTACGATATCTTTAGGCTTCTAAAGATTGATGGGCAGGAACTTTACTTGTTCGGTATGTACGAAAACTACAACACTCACGCCAACGTACCTCAAGGTTTTACAAAACCAGACGGTCACAAAGTACAGGTACTCAACTTTGGACTATCTTACAAACCGCATCCCTTGATAGCTCTAAAGGCAGACTACGCCAAGGTTCTTTATTCTCCCAACAAAGAGGATAAGGATCTTTACAGAGCTGCCCTCACTTGGATGTTCTAA
- a CDS encoding DUF2325 domain-containing protein: MKVVVLGGHDRLKVHVSNIARRYGLQIEFINKETQNNIDSALACADWVLVFTSLVGHNMVKLAKRYAGERCIFCKGHGVCALEREIKKLMDRYEEDHIDT; the protein is encoded by the coding sequence ATGAAGGTGGTGGTTTTAGGAGGTCATGACAGGTTAAAGGTTCATGTATCCAACATAGCAAGGCGCTATGGCTTGCAGATAGAGTTCATTAATAAAGAGACACAGAATAACATAGACAGTGCGTTGGCATGTGCGGACTGGGTCTTAGTATTTACATCCCTCGTAGGTCACAACATGGTCAAGCTGGCAAAGCGATACGCTGGCGAAAGATGTATCTTCTGTAAAGGTCACGGGGTATGTGCCTTAGAGAGGGAGATAAAGAAGCTGATGGACCGCTATGAGGAGGATCATATTGACACTTAG